Proteins encoded by one window of Methylosinus sp. PW1:
- a CDS encoding heme ABC transporter permease, which produces MIAFSSLANPAVFLRLTQRVLPWLGGVSALLLGLGLYLVFFVSPADYQQGETVKIMYIHVPAAWLAMFAYVVMTSASLGVLVWRHPLADAAQKTAATLGAAFTFICLVTGSLWGKPMWGAYWVWDARLTSMLILFLLYLGLIALRQTMEDSPRGARIAAIMTLVGFVDIPIIKFSVDWWNTLHQPASVLRAGGPTIAASMLWPLLVMALGATALFLALHLMAIRNEILRRRVARLTLQIAAAGEEGGASGQLLEPAQ; this is translated from the coding sequence ATGATCGCGTTTTCATCCTTAGCCAATCCCGCCGTCTTCCTGCGGCTGACGCAGCGCGTCCTGCCCTGGCTCGGCGGCGTGAGCGCGCTGCTGCTCGGCCTCGGCCTCTATCTCGTCTTCTTCGTCTCGCCGGCCGATTATCAGCAGGGTGAGACGGTCAAGATCATGTATATTCATGTGCCGGCCGCCTGGCTCGCCATGTTCGCCTATGTGGTCATGACCTCCGCCTCGCTCGGCGTGCTGGTCTGGCGCCATCCTCTGGCCGACGCCGCGCAAAAGACCGCCGCGACGCTGGGCGCCGCCTTCACCTTCATCTGCCTCGTGACCGGCTCGCTCTGGGGCAAGCCCATGTGGGGGGCTTATTGGGTGTGGGACGCGCGTCTCACCTCCATGCTGATCCTCTTCCTGCTCTATCTCGGCCTCATCGCGCTGCGCCAGACGATGGAGGACAGTCCCCGCGGCGCGCGCATAGCGGCGATCATGACTCTGGTCGGCTTCGTCGATATTCCGATCATCAAATTCTCGGTCGATTGGTGGAACACGCTGCATCAGCCGGCCTCTGTGCTGCGCGCCGGCGGACCCACCATCGCCGCCTCCATGCTGTGGCCGCTGCTCGTCATGGCGCTCGGCGCGACGGCGCTGTTTCTGGCGCTGCATCTGATGGCGATCCGCAACGAGATTTTGCGCCGCCGCGTCGCGCGGCTGACGCTGCAGATCGCCGCCGCCGGAGAAGAGGGCGGCGCTTCTGGACAATTGCTGGAGCCGGCGCAGTGA
- a CDS encoding transglycosylase domain-containing protein: MAREKQRREPRFDGDGSGDLRADPREDRMAKPKRKGKSAPPPEDDPDDAPPARAAKPKKAKRGGGFGLGGLVYWGAVLSIWGAIGVGGLFIYHAAQLPPIDTLAVPKRPPNIAILASNGELLANRGDTGGAAVRLGDLPPYLPKAFVAIEDRRFYSHWGVDPIGIARALTRNVTGRGGMQGGSTLTQQLAKNLFLTQERTITRKIQEAILALWLEHKYSKDQILELYLNRVYFGSGAYGVEAAAQRYFGHGASQVTLAEAAVLAGLMKAPSKLAPDRNPEGATERAAQVVTAMAQEGHITEAMAKLALGRPAVAHRERGAGSINYAADYVMDMLDDTIGAIDQDIVVTTTLDRKLQEVGEKSIAEELDKKGDKFGVSQGALVALDPNGAIRALVGGRNYAESQFDRAVSAKRQPGSAFKPFVYLAGLEHGLTPDTVREDGPINVKGWQPENYSHEYFGPVTLTKALALSLNTVAVRVGLEVGPKTVVKTAHRLGVASELQPNASISLGTSEVTPLELVTAYAPFANGGVGVQPHIIVKVRTAGGKQLYARKGSSNGRVIEPQYVAMMNTMMEETLSTGTARKAELPGWRAAGKTGTSQDFRDAWFVGYTPHLVAGVWLGNDDNSPTKKVSGGNLPVEVWSRFMKAAHQGVPVAALPSGSWRSPATAESASPIAPLLDFFSSDPEPEPPKPSRRRQARDEEEDNATGSVHGLEALLPPADIPNQAPARRRAPSREEKNIFEKLFGG, encoded by the coding sequence ATGGCGCGCGAGAAACAACGCCGCGAACCGCGTTTCGACGGCGACGGGAGCGGCGACCTTCGCGCCGACCCGCGAGAGGATCGCATGGCGAAACCCAAACGCAAGGGCAAAAGCGCGCCGCCGCCGGAGGACGATCCGGACGACGCTCCGCCGGCCCGCGCCGCCAAGCCGAAAAAGGCCAAGAGAGGCGGCGGCTTCGGCCTCGGCGGCCTCGTCTATTGGGGCGCCGTGCTCTCCATTTGGGGCGCGATCGGCGTCGGCGGCCTCTTTATCTATCATGCGGCGCAGCTGCCGCCGATCGACACTCTGGCCGTGCCCAAGCGCCCGCCCAATATCGCCATTCTGGCGTCGAACGGCGAATTGCTGGCCAATCGCGGCGACACGGGCGGCGCCGCGGTGCGGCTCGGCGATCTGCCGCCCTATCTGCCCAAGGCCTTCGTCGCCATAGAAGATCGCCGCTTCTATTCGCATTGGGGCGTCGACCCCATCGGCATCGCCCGCGCGCTGACGCGCAATGTCACCGGCCGCGGCGGCATGCAGGGCGGCTCGACGCTCACCCAGCAGCTCGCCAAGAATTTGTTCCTCACCCAGGAGCGCACCATCACGCGCAAGATTCAGGAGGCGATCCTCGCCCTCTGGCTCGAGCACAAATATTCCAAGGACCAGATTCTCGAACTCTATCTCAACCGCGTCTATTTCGGCTCCGGCGCCTATGGCGTGGAGGCGGCGGCGCAGCGCTATTTCGGCCATGGCGCGAGCCAGGTGACGCTCGCGGAGGCCGCCGTTCTCGCCGGCCTGATGAAGGCGCCGAGCAAGCTCGCGCCGGATCGCAACCCCGAAGGGGCGACCGAGCGCGCGGCGCAGGTGGTGACGGCGATGGCGCAGGAGGGCCATATCACCGAGGCGATGGCCAAGCTCGCCCTCGGCCGCCCGGCCGTGGCGCATCGCGAGCGCGGCGCCGGCTCCATAAATTACGCCGCCGATTATGTGATGGACATGCTCGACGACACGATCGGCGCCATCGACCAGGACATTGTCGTGACGACGACGCTGGATCGCAAGCTCCAGGAAGTCGGCGAGAAATCGATCGCCGAGGAGCTGGACAAGAAGGGCGACAAATTCGGCGTCAGCCAAGGCGCTCTGGTCGCGCTCGACCCCAATGGGGCCATTCGCGCGCTGGTCGGCGGCCGCAATTACGCAGAGAGCCAGTTCGACCGCGCCGTTTCCGCCAAACGGCAGCCGGGCTCGGCCTTCAAGCCTTTCGTCTATCTCGCCGGGCTCGAGCATGGCCTCACGCCGGACACTGTGCGCGAGGACGGGCCGATCAATGTGAAAGGCTGGCAGCCGGAGAATTACAGCCACGAATATTTCGGCCCGGTCACGCTCACCAAGGCGCTGGCGCTGTCGCTCAACACAGTGGCGGTGCGCGTCGGCCTCGAGGTGGGGCCGAAAACGGTGGTGAAGACCGCGCATCGGCTCGGCGTCGCCTCCGAGCTGCAGCCCAACGCCTCCATATCGCTCGGCACGTCGGAGGTGACGCCGCTCGAGCTGGTCACGGCCTACGCTCCCTTCGCCAATGGCGGCGTCGGCGTGCAGCCGCATATCATCGTCAAGGTCCGCACCGCCGGCGGCAAGCAGCTCTATGCACGCAAAGGCTCCAGCAATGGCCGCGTGATCGAGCCGCAATATGTGGCGATGATGAACACAATGATGGAGGAGACGCTCTCCACCGGCACGGCGCGCAAGGCGGAGCTGCCGGGCTGGCGCGCCGCCGGCAAGACCGGCACCAGCCAGGATTTCCGCGACGCCTGGTTCGTCGGCTACACGCCGCATCTCGTCGCCGGCGTCTGGCTCGGCAATGACGATAATTCGCCGACGAAGAAGGTCTCGGGCGGCAATCTGCCGGTCGAGGTCTGGAGCCGTTTCATGAAAGCGGCGCATCAGGGCGTGCCGGTCGCGGCCCTGCCCTCCGGCTCCTGGCGCTCGCCCGCCACGGCGGAGAGCGCCTCGCCCATCGCGCCGCTGCTCGATTTCTTCTCCTCCGACCCAGAGCCCGAGCCGCCCAAGCCCTCGCGTCGCCGGCAGGCCCGCGACGAGGAGGAGGACAATGCGACCGGCTCGGTCCATGGGCTGGAGGCGCTGCTGCCGCCGGCCGATATTCCGAACCAGGCCCCGGCGCGCCGGCGCGCGCCCTCCCGCGAGGAGAAGAACATATTCGAGAAGCTGTTCGGCGGCTGA
- a CDS encoding S41 family peptidase gives MMRKASLIITGIVIGAGCATLGQNARVLIGSPAFAAAADTYKNLSLFGDVFDKVRADYVERPDEQKLVESAINGMLTSLDPHSSYLDAKGFKDMRTQTEGKFGGLGIEVTQEDGLVKVVTPIDDTPASKAGVMSGDLIFAIDDDNVQGLSLNQAVDKMRGQINTPVKLTILRGKDKEKIEVKLTRAEIHIKSVRSHKEDEDIGYIRISQFNEETSDGLRTAIHKFQQDMPGDKLKGYIVDLRNNPGGLLDQSIQVVNSFIDHGEIVSTRGRTADETQRYNARAAGDISRGKPVVVLINGGSASASEIVAGALQDHKRATILGTRSFGKGSVQTIIPLGGNNGALRLTTARYYTPSGRSIQAKGIDPDITLLQDVPDELKGKDDTKGEASLKGHLKNGEDEKSGSQAYVPPDAKKDKQLIAAVEILHGKFKPQSAAEQSKPSDSSKPKASN, from the coding sequence ATGATGCGCAAGGCCTCATTGATCATAACGGGAATCGTCATCGGGGCGGGATGCGCCACGCTCGGACAGAATGCGCGCGTGTTGATCGGCTCCCCGGCCTTCGCCGCAGCCGCCGATACGTACAAAAATCTGAGCCTCTTCGGCGATGTCTTCGACAAGGTGCGCGCCGATTATGTCGAGCGGCCCGACGAGCAGAAGCTCGTCGAATCGGCGATCAATGGAATGCTCACCTCGCTCGATCCGCATTCGAGCTACCTCGACGCCAAGGGCTTCAAGGACATGCGGACGCAGACCGAGGGCAAGTTCGGCGGCCTCGGCATAGAGGTGACGCAGGAGGACGGCCTGGTGAAGGTCGTGACGCCGATCGACGACACGCCTGCGTCCAAGGCCGGCGTCATGTCCGGCGATCTCATCTTCGCCATCGACGACGACAATGTGCAGGGCCTCTCCCTCAATCAGGCCGTCGACAAGATGCGCGGCCAGATCAACACGCCGGTGAAGCTCACCATCCTGCGCGGCAAGGACAAGGAGAAGATCGAGGTCAAGCTCACGCGGGCCGAGATCCATATCAAATCCGTGCGCTCGCATAAGGAGGACGAGGATATCGGCTATATCCGCATCTCCCAGTTCAACGAGGAGACCTCGGACGGGCTGCGCACCGCGATCCACAAGTTCCAGCAGGACATGCCGGGCGACAAGCTCAAGGGCTATATCGTCGATCTGCGCAACAATCCGGGCGGCCTGCTCGACCAGTCGATCCAGGTGGTCAACAGCTTCATCGACCATGGCGAGATCGTCTCGACGCGCGGCCGCACGGCCGATGAGACGCAGCGCTACAATGCGCGGGCGGCCGGCGACATCTCTCGCGGCAAGCCGGTTGTGGTGCTCATCAATGGCGGCTCGGCCTCGGCGTCGGAGATCGTCGCCGGCGCGCTGCAGGACCATAAGCGCGCGACCATTCTCGGCACGCGCTCCTTCGGCAAGGGCTCGGTGCAGACCATCATCCCGCTCGGCGGCAATAATGGCGCGCTGCGCCTGACCACGGCGCGCTACTACACGCCGTCCGGCCGCTCGATCCAAGCCAAGGGCATCGATCCGGACATCACGCTGCTGCAGGACGTGCCGGACGAGCTGAAGGGCAAGGACGACACCAAGGGCGAGGCTTCGCTCAAGGGCCATCTGAAGAATGGCGAGGACGAGAAGAGCGGCTCGCAGGCCTATGTGCCGCCGGACGCGAAGAAGGACAAGCAGCTGATCGCGGCGGTCGAGATTCTGCACGGCAAGTTCAAGCCGCAGAGCGCCGCCGAGCAGTCTAAGCCGTCCGATTCGTCGAAGCCCAAGGCTTCCAACTGA
- the dnaN gene encoding DNA polymerase III subunit beta has protein sequence MKVTIERAALLRALGHVHRVVERRTTIPILANVLIDASAGTLLLKATDLDLEITEKVPADVGQPSATTLPAHTLYDIVRKLPEGAQVSIEGSGEQGQLTLRSGRSRFNLQSLPESDFPDVTSGEFTHSFSLAPADLKKLILKTQFAISSEETRYYLNGIFLHATEVEGHQLLRAVATDGHRLARVELPAPAGAAGMPGVILPRKAVAEVLRLVEDADGAVAIELSTNKMRFSFGETVLTTKLIDGTFPDYGRVIPANNDKRLTVERGVFREAVDRVSTISSERGRAVKLALSEGKLVLSVTNPDQGSAVEEIEADYDGPPIDIGFNSRYLLDIADQLDSDTALFRLADPGSPTLIQDRDGASALYVLMPMRV, from the coding sequence ATGAAAGTCACCATCGAGAGAGCGGCGCTGTTGCGCGCCCTCGGACATGTTCACAGAGTGGTGGAGCGGCGCACGACCATTCCGATCCTCGCCAATGTGCTCATCGACGCTTCGGCCGGAACGCTGCTGCTGAAGGCCACGGATCTCGATCTCGAGATCACCGAGAAGGTCCCCGCCGACGTCGGCCAGCCGAGCGCCACCACTCTGCCGGCCCATACGCTTTATGATATCGTCCGCAAGCTGCCGGAGGGCGCGCAGGTCTCTATCGAGGGAAGCGGCGAGCAAGGGCAGCTGACGCTGCGCTCGGGCCGCTCGCGCTTCAATTTGCAGAGCCTGCCGGAGAGCGATTTTCCCGACGTCACCTCGGGCGAGTTCACGCACAGCTTCTCGCTCGCGCCGGCGGACCTCAAAAAGCTGATTCTAAAGACGCAATTCGCCATCTCCAGCGAGGAGACGCGCTATTATCTCAACGGCATCTTCCTGCATGCGACCGAGGTGGAGGGCCATCAGCTGCTGCGCGCCGTGGCGACGGACGGCCATCGCCTCGCGCGGGTCGAGCTGCCGGCGCCGGCCGGAGCGGCGGGAATGCCGGGCGTGATCCTGCCGCGCAAGGCGGTGGCCGAGGTGCTGCGCCTCGTCGAGGACGCCGATGGCGCGGTGGCGATCGAGCTCTCGACCAATAAGATGCGCTTCTCCTTCGGCGAGACCGTGCTGACGACCAAGCTCATCGACGGCACTTTCCCCGATTACGGCCGCGTCATTCCGGCCAATAACGACAAGCGGCTCACCGTCGAGCGCGGCGTCTTCCGCGAGGCGGTGGACCGCGTCTCCACCATTTCCTCCGAGCGCGGCCGCGCGGTGAAGCTGGCGCTCTCGGAAGGCAAGCTGGTGCTCTCCGTCACCAATCCCGATCAAGGCTCGGCGGTGGAGGAGATCGAGGCCGATTACGACGGCCCGCCGATCGATATCGGCTTCAACTCCCGCTATCTGCTCGATATCGCCGATCAGCTCGACAGCGACACGGCGCTGTTCCGCCTCGCCGATCCCGGCTCGCCGACGCTGATCCAGGACCGCGACGGCGCGAGCGCGCTCTATGTGCTGATGCCGATGCGGGTGTGA
- a CDS encoding Rieske (2Fe-2S) protein, with product MEEPTREIFAVCHVNDVAKRRAVGYVLARVNDEGKTVPFPVVIVRHVGKYYGYVNRCPHQGSRLDFEPKSFLDPTQRFLLCGKHGAQFDIPTGVCNDGPCVGAQLEKVEVVIDDNEVCLAGVTIAEEDGLDREENDVYPEVVITAD from the coding sequence ATGGAAGAGCCGACACGCGAAATCTTCGCCGTTTGCCATGTGAACGATGTCGCAAAACGCCGGGCCGTCGGCTATGTGCTGGCCCGCGTCAATGACGAGGGCAAGACCGTGCCCTTCCCAGTCGTCATCGTGCGTCACGTCGGCAAATATTATGGCTATGTCAACCGCTGCCCGCACCAGGGCAGCCGGCTCGATTTCGAGCCGAAATCCTTCCTGGACCCGACGCAGCGCTTCCTGCTCTGCGGCAAGCATGGCGCGCAATTCGACATTCCGACCGGCGTCTGCAACGACGGTCCCTGCGTCGGCGCTCAGCTCGAGAAGGTCGAGGTGGTCATAGACGACAATGAGGTCTGCCTCGCCGGCGTGACCATTGCCGAGGAGGACGGCCTCGATCGCGAGGAGAACGACGTCTATCCCGAGGTCGTGATCACTGCTGACTGA
- the ccmD gene encoding heme exporter protein CcmD, which yields MTDEHWGYILLAYGLTAATILIIAFRILLEHRRLSSELARLEKNGSAARGETL from the coding sequence GTGACCGACGAGCATTGGGGCTATATTCTCCTGGCCTATGGCCTGACCGCCGCGACCATCCTCATCATCGCCTTTCGCATTCTGCTCGAGCACAGACGGCTTTCGTCCGAGCTGGCGCGGCTGGAGAAGAACGGCTCTGCCGCGCGAGGGGAGACGCTGTGA
- a CDS encoding DsbE family thiol:disulfide interchange protein, producing the protein MSAEDSAPRSRLALFLPLVVFVALAGLFLARLFAGDASRLPSALIGKQAPQFTLPALPGLAGVGGLTGDDLRKGRVSVVNVFASWCAPCRAEHAQLLALAKDPALAQKGVALAGLAYKDEPANSLRFLEEVGNPFAAIGVDLAGRVAIDFGVYGVPETFIIRGDGAIAYKFVGPLTRQALEETLLPEIEKALASTRAAALADTQK; encoded by the coding sequence GTGAGCGCCGAAGATTCTGCGCCGCGCAGCCGTCTGGCGCTGTTCCTGCCGCTCGTCGTCTTCGTGGCGCTGGCAGGCCTCTTTCTCGCGCGCCTCTTCGCGGGCGACGCCTCGCGCCTGCCTTCGGCGCTCATCGGCAAGCAGGCGCCGCAATTCACGCTTCCCGCGCTGCCGGGACTCGCGGGCGTCGGCGGCCTCACCGGCGACGATCTGCGCAAGGGCCGCGTCAGCGTCGTCAATGTCTTCGCCTCCTGGTGCGCGCCCTGCCGGGCGGAGCACGCGCAATTGCTGGCCCTCGCCAAGGATCCCGCGCTCGCGCAAAAGGGCGTCGCGCTCGCCGGCCTCGCCTATAAGGACGAGCCGGCCAATTCGCTGCGCTTCCTCGAGGAGGTCGGCAATCCTTTCGCGGCGATCGGCGTCGATCTCGCCGGGCGCGTCGCGATCGACTTCGGCGTCTATGGCGTGCCGGAGACCTTCATCATCCGCGGCGACGGCGCCATCGCCTATAAGTTCGTCGGGCCTTTGACCCGGCAGGCTCTGGAAGAGACCTTGCTTCCCGAGATCGAGAAGGCGCTCGCGAGCACGCGGGCCGCGGCGCTGGCCGACACGCAGAAGTAG
- a CDS encoding peptidoglycan DD-metalloendopeptidase family protein: MTAANPARAEHLRGAIAPTTLKPTPVVETRDAADNPDLPDISGKRSELRSLEDTITVSAESRRKIETEIETLRADRVKLNAALVDAVQRVGVLEKRVEEVSAKLEASVRSEQALVKSLASRRALIGEVLLVLQRMGRKPPPALLAKPEDILESIRAAMLLGSVLPQMRAEVETLKTDLSELIALRGRIEAERTSLIAELEHLKEERVRLAALVETRQKALMLAQSALDFEAERARNLASKATSLKELIARMESEVDAAKRAAEAARRADAERAAADAAMSLDSRAKALAAPFKDPARLAPAVAFADLKGRLTLPSAGSIVKRFGASDGQGATEKGVSIAARENAVVAAPCDGWVVFAGRYRSYGQLLIINAGGGYYVTLAGMDQISVAVGQFVLAGEPVANMGGGAVRTAAAIAIGAKQPILYVEFRKDGTSIDPGPWWAKPELQKVGG, translated from the coding sequence CTGACGGCCGCAAATCCCGCGCGGGCGGAGCATCTTCGCGGCGCCATAGCGCCGACGACGTTGAAGCCGACCCCGGTCGTCGAGACGCGAGACGCCGCCGATAATCCGGACTTGCCCGACATTTCCGGAAAACGCTCGGAGCTGCGCAGCCTCGAGGACACGATCACCGTCTCGGCCGAGAGCCGCCGCAAAATCGAGACGGAAATCGAGACGCTGCGCGCCGACCGCGTCAAGCTCAACGCTGCGCTGGTGGATGCGGTTCAGCGGGTCGGCGTGCTGGAGAAGCGCGTCGAGGAGGTGAGCGCCAAGCTCGAGGCCTCGGTGCGGAGCGAGCAGGCGCTGGTCAAATCGCTCGCCAGCCGCCGCGCGCTGATCGGCGAGGTGCTGCTCGTGCTGCAGCGCATGGGGCGCAAGCCGCCGCCGGCGCTGCTGGCCAAGCCCGAGGATATTCTGGAGAGCATTCGCGCCGCCATGCTGCTCGGCTCCGTGCTGCCGCAGATGCGCGCCGAGGTGGAGACGCTCAAGACCGACCTCTCCGAGCTCATCGCGCTGCGCGGGCGCATAGAGGCGGAGAGGACGAGCCTCATTGCCGAGCTCGAGCATTTGAAGGAGGAGCGCGTCCGCCTCGCCGCTCTGGTGGAGACGCGGCAGAAGGCGCTGATGCTGGCGCAGAGCGCGCTGGATTTCGAGGCCGAGCGGGCGCGTAATCTGGCCTCCAAGGCGACGAGCCTGAAAGAGCTGATCGCCCGCATGGAGAGCGAGGTGGATGCGGCCAAGCGCGCGGCGGAAGCGGCGCGGCGGGCCGACGCCGAGCGCGCCGCGGCCGACGCCGCAATGTCGCTGGACAGTCGCGCCAAGGCGTTGGCGGCGCCGTTCAAGGACCCCGCCCGTCTCGCTCCAGCCGTCGCCTTCGCCGATCTGAAAGGTCGATTGACGCTGCCTTCGGCGGGGAGCATCGTCAAGCGCTTCGGCGCCTCGGACGGCCAGGGCGCGACCGAGAAGGGCGTCTCCATCGCGGCGCGTGAAAACGCGGTCGTGGCCGCGCCCTGCGACGGCTGGGTGGTTTTCGCGGGGCGCTACCGATCCTATGGTCAACTCTTGATCATCAACGCCGGCGGCGGCTATTATGTCACCTTGGCTGGAATGGACCAGATCTCCGTCGCCGTCGGGCAGTTCGTCCTCGCCGGCGAGCCGGTGGCGAACATGGGCGGCGGCGCCGTCAGGACTGCGGCGGCCATTGCTATCGGCGCGAAACAGCCCATTCTCTATGTAGAGTTTCGCAAGGACGGAACGTCCATCGATCCGGGCCCATGGTGGGCGAAGCCGGAACTTCAGAAGGTTGGCGGATGA
- a CDS encoding methyl-accepting chemotaxis protein yields the protein MRSAVLLSVIAAIAFAQAVASWLLFAGRLEATRDPRLAALFVGPVLIGLLCVLGAVAVRTRIVRPLVAVTEAVRRLADGDTSYRLEIEDCSESVRRLADAFVNLRQVILAHRADEHLIAEANVTQARIVQLLGDGLAKVAEKDLTYRLTDEVPGSYRRLQTDFNTAVGQLSEAIGEMADSTRLLGAGMQETVAAADDLSRRTESQASNLEEAAAALAQITETVTRTAEDAGNARQIVSDMSSEAQASGGIVRQAIGAMGDIEQSSKKIAQIIGVIDSIATQTNLLALNAGVEAARAGEAGRGFAVVAAEIRDLARRSAKAAKEIDTLISVSNAQIGRGVSLVGDTGEALSHIVEEIARVNGVVAEIADRARQQAAALNEVNGTVRQMDMITQQNAAMAEQTTAVSHGLSEKTRRLIEMISRFRIARDMDARASGPRLVASGGESVYEPRRVGAPDRRLGASDRRSRAWTDF from the coding sequence ATGCGGTCGGCGGTGCTGCTGTCCGTCATCGCGGCCATCGCATTCGCGCAGGCCGTCGCGAGCTGGCTCCTGTTCGCCGGCCGCCTGGAGGCGACGCGCGATCCGAGATTGGCGGCGCTCTTCGTCGGGCCGGTTCTCATCGGCCTGCTCTGCGTTCTCGGCGCTGTGGCCGTGCGCACGCGCATCGTCCGGCCGCTCGTCGCTGTGACAGAGGCGGTTCGCCGGCTCGCCGATGGCGACACTTCCTATCGGCTCGAGATCGAAGATTGTTCCGAGAGCGTGCGGCGCCTCGCCGACGCTTTCGTCAATCTTCGGCAGGTCATCCTCGCGCATCGCGCCGATGAGCATCTCATCGCCGAGGCCAACGTCACTCAGGCGCGCATCGTCCAACTGCTCGGCGACGGGCTGGCCAAGGTCGCCGAGAAGGATTTGACCTATCGGCTGACCGATGAGGTTCCCGGCTCCTATCGCCGGCTGCAGACGGATTTCAACACGGCCGTCGGCCAATTGTCGGAAGCGATCGGCGAGATGGCGGACAGCACGCGACTGCTGGGCGCCGGCATGCAGGAGACTGTCGCCGCGGCCGATGATCTGTCGCGGCGCACGGAGAGCCAGGCCTCCAATCTGGAGGAGGCCGCGGCCGCCCTCGCGCAGATCACCGAGACGGTCACGCGGACGGCGGAGGACGCCGGCAATGCGCGGCAGATCGTCTCCGATATGAGCTCGGAGGCGCAGGCGAGCGGCGGCATCGTGCGGCAGGCCATCGGCGCCATGGGCGATATCGAGCAATCGTCGAAGAAGATCGCGCAGATCATCGGCGTCATCGACTCGATCGCGACGCAGACCAATCTTCTGGCGCTGAATGCGGGGGTGGAAGCCGCCCGCGCCGGCGAGGCGGGACGCGGCTTCGCCGTGGTGGCGGCGGAGATTCGCGATCTCGCGCGCCGCAGCGCCAAGGCCGCCAAGGAGATCGACACATTGATCTCGGTCTCCAACGCTCAGATCGGCCGCGGCGTCTCGCTCGTCGGCGACACCGGCGAAGCCTTGTCGCATATCGTCGAGGAGATCGCCCGCGTCAATGGCGTGGTGGCGGAGATCGCCGATCGCGCGCGCCAGCAGGCCGCAGCGCTGAACGAGGTGAATGGCACCGTCCGCCAGATGGACATGATCACGCAGCAGAACGCCGCAATGGCGGAGCAGACCACCGCCGTCAGCCATGGGCTGAGCGAGAAGACCCGGCGGCTGATCGAGATGATCTCGCGCTTCCGCATCGCCCGCGACATGGACGCGCGCGCGAGTGGGCCGCGGCTCGTCGCCTCGGGCGGCGAAAGCGTCTACGAGCCGCGCCGTGTCGGAGCGCCCGACCGGCGCCTCGGCGCGAGCGACCGTCGCAGCAGAGCCTGGACGGATTTTTGA
- a CDS encoding glutamine amidotransferase has translation MKTALVIRHLVFEDLGSFAEPIAAAGYSIRYVEAGMQPIPAEAADADLLIVLGGPIGVYQTEDYPFLTDEAALLRGRLGRDAPTLGICLGGQLMAAALGARVYPGGGGKEIGFAPISLTPAGRESALAALVEPEADVLHWHGDTFDLPDGAVLLASSALYPHQAFAVGRRGLALQFHPEAEKDGLERWLIGHTSELSAAGVSIAGLRAAAAAKAPGLAERSRRFIARWLADIAA, from the coding sequence ATGAAGACCGCGCTCGTCATACGCCATCTCGTCTTCGAGGATCTCGGCAGTTTCGCCGAGCCGATCGCCGCGGCGGGCTATTCGATCCGCTATGTCGAGGCGGGGATGCAGCCGATCCCCGCCGAGGCGGCCGACGCCGATCTCCTCATCGTGCTCGGCGGGCCGATCGGCGTCTATCAGACAGAAGACTATCCGTTTCTGACGGATGAGGCGGCGCTGCTGCGCGGGCGGCTCGGGCGCGACGCGCCGACGCTCGGCATTTGTCTCGGCGGCCAGCTGATGGCGGCGGCGCTCGGCGCCCGCGTCTATCCGGGCGGCGGCGGCAAGGAAATCGGCTTTGCGCCGATAAGCCTGACGCCGGCGGGACGCGAGAGCGCGCTCGCCGCTCTGGTCGAGCCGGAGGCGGACGTGCTGCATTGGCACGGCGACACTTTCGACCTGCCGGATGGCGCGGTTCTGCTCGCCTCTTCAGCGCTCTATCCGCATCAGGCCTTCGCCGTGGGGCGACGCGGCCTCGCTCTGCAGTTTCATCCAGAGGCGGAGAAGGATGGGCTCGAGCGCTGGCTCATCGGCCATACGTCCGAGCTTTCCGCCGCCGGCGTCTCAATCGCCGGGCTGCGCGCCGCCGCTGCGGCCAAAGCGCCGGGCCTCGCCGAGCGCAGCCGGCGTTTCATCGCACGCTGGCTCGCCGACATCGCCGCATAG